A genomic window from Brassica oleracea var. oleracea cultivar TO1000 chromosome C8, BOL, whole genome shotgun sequence includes:
- the LOC106309127 gene encoding extensin-2-like, translated as MVAAYEPYSLPPLPSYSPSPKVEYNTPPLPYIHSSSPPPYYSPSPKVDYKSPPPPYVYSSPPPPYYSPSPKVDYKSSPPPYVYSSPPPPPYYSPSPKVEYKSPPPPYVYSSPPPPPYYSPSPKICMVRYQSFGKTHRIMCKTSQVLEVPFHNYPQTPESSLA; from the exons ATGGTTGCTGCGTATGAACCATACAGCTTGCCACCACTCCCGTCATATTCACCATCTCCAAAGGTAGAATACAACACTCCCCCCCTACCATATATCCACAGTTCTTCACCACCACCATACTACTCTCCATCACCAAAGGTTGACTACAAATCACCTCCTCCACCATATGTCTACAGTTCCCCACCACCTCCTTACTATTCCCCATCACCTAAAGTTGACTACAAATCTTCTCCACCACCATATGTCTACAGTTCTCCACCACCACCACCATATTACTCACCATCTCCTAAAGTCGAGTACAAGTCTCCCCCACCACCATATGTATACAGTTCTCCCCCACCACCTCCGTACTACTCTCCATCACCAAAG ATATGCATGGTGAGGTATCAGAGCTTTGGAAAGACACATCGCATAATGTGTAAGACAAGCCAGGTTCTTGAAGTTCCATTTCATAATTATCCCCAGACTCCTGAATCCTCCCTTGCATGA
- the LOC106311692 gene encoding ABC transporter F family member 4 codes for MGKKKSDESAPPTKGKPSGKDSSKEPKKEKLSVSAMLASMDQKEDKPKKGSSSSSRARPAPKKDSPYGDMDLPSSDDEDEGDSDEEQRQAEARRKLKSEQRHLDISVTDKEQKKREMKERAALQAIELAKREALRDDHDAFTVVIGSKTSVLEGEDTADANVKDITIESFSVSARGKELLKNASVKISHGKRYGLVGPNGMGKSTLLKLLAWRKIPVPKNIDVLLVEQEVVGDDKSALLAVVSANEELVKLREEAAALQNSSCEGDDEDDSGEKLAELYERLQILGSDAAESQASKILAGLGFTKDMQVRPTKSFSGGWRMRISLARALFVQPTLLLLDEPTNHLDLRAVLWLEEYLCRWKKTLVVVSHDRDFLNTVCTDIIHLHDQNLHFYRGNFDGFETGYEQRRKEMNKKFEIYDKQVKAAKRSGNRAQQEKVKDKAKFTAAKEASKSKGKGKAVDEDGPAPEAPRKWRDYSVEFHFPEPTELTPPLLQLIEVSFCYPNRPDFRLSDVDVGIDMGTRVAIVGPNGAGKSTLLNLLAGDLVPSEGEVRRSQKLRIGRYSQHFVDLLTMGETPVQYLLRLHPDQEGFSKQEAVRAKLGKFGLPSHNHLTPIAKLSGGQKARVVFTSISMSKPHILLLDEPTNHLDMQSIDALADALEEFSGGVVLVSHDSRLISRVCEDDEKSQIWVVEDGTVSFFDGTFEEYKEDLQREIRAEVDE; via the coding sequence ATGGGTAAGAAGAAGTCAGACGAGAGTGCCCCTCCCACGAAGGGGAAGCCAAGTGGGAAAGATTCATCTAAAGAACCCAAAAAGGAGAAGCTTTCAGTCTCTGCGATGCTTGCAAGCATGGATCAGAAAGAGGATAAACCCAAGAAAGGTTCTTCTTCATCATCCAGAGCCAGGCCTGCTCCTAAGAAGGATTCTCCCTACGGTGACATGGACCTTCCTTCTTCTGACGATGAAGACGAAGGAGATTCTGATGAGGAGCAGAGACAGGCGGAAGCGAGGAGGAAGCTGAAGAGCGAACAGAGGCATCTCGATATCTCCGTGACTGATAAGGAGCAGAAGAAGCGAGAGATGAAAGAGAGAGCGGCTCTTCAGGCTATAGAGCTTGCGAAGAGGGAGGCTTTGAGGGATGACCATGATGCCTTCACTGTTGTTATTGGAAGCAAGACGTCTGTGCTTGAAGGGGAAGACACGGCTGATGCGAATGTCAAGGATATCACGATTGAGTCTTTTTCAGTCTCTGCTAGGGGTAAGGAGCTTTTGAAGAATGCTTCTGTTAAGATATCGCATGGGAAGAGGTATGGACTGGTTGGGCCTAATGGAATGGGGAAGTCTACTTTGTTGAAGCTTTTAGCGTGGAGGAAGATTCCAGTTCCGAAGAATATCGATGTTCTTCTCGTTGAGCAAGAGGTGGTTGGTGATGACAAGAGCGCTTTGCTAGCAGTTGTTTCCGCCAATGAGGAGTTGGTTAAGCTACGGGAAGAAGCTGCAGCTCTTCAGAATTCGTCTTGTGAAGGTGACGATGAAGATGATTCTGGAGAAAAGCTTGCTGAGTTGTATGAGAGGCTACAGATCTTAGGGTCAGATGCGGCTGAATCACAGGCGTCTAAGATTCTCGCTGGGTTGGGTTTCACAAAAGACATGCAAGTGCGTCCGACCAAGTCATTCAGTGGTGGGTGGAGGATGAGAATATCGTTAGCTAGAGCTCTCTTTGTGCAGCCTACTCTTCTGTTGTTAGATGAACCTACAAACCATCTTGACCTGAGAGCTGTTCTCTGGTTAGAGGAGTATCTGTGTCGCTGGAAGAAGACGTTGGTTGTTGTTTCCCACGACCGGGACTTCCTCAACACTGTCTGCACGGATATCATACACTTGCATGACCAGAATCTCCACTTCTACCGTGGTAACTTCGATGGTTTCGAAACCGGATACGAGCAGAGACGCAAGGAGATGAACAAGAAGTTTGAGATTTACGATAAACAGGTGAAAGCAGCTAAGAGATCTGGAAACCGTGCTCAACAGGAGAAGGTCAAGGACAAGGCCAAGTTTACCGCAGCGAAAGAAGCATCCAAGAGCAAGGGAAAAGGTAAGGCGGTGGATGAGGATGGTCCAGCACCTGAAGCTCCGAGAAAGTGGAGAGATTATAGCGTTGAGTTTCATTTTCCAGAACCCACCGAGCTCACTCCTCCTCTTCTGCAGTTGATTGAGGTTAGCTTCTGCTACCCGAATAGACCAGACTTCAGGCTCTCGGATGTTGATGTTGGTATCGATATGGGTACAAGGGTTGCTATAGTTGGGCCTAATGGAGCTGGAAAGTCCACTCTTTTGAACCTTCTCGCTGGAGATTTAGTTCCGAGCGAAGGTGAAGTGAGGAGAAGCCAGAAGCTGAGGATTGGGAGATATTCTCAGCACTTTGTTGACCTGTTAACAATGGGGGAAACACCGGTTCAGTATCTTCTCCGCCTTCATCCTGACCAAGAGGGATTCAGCAAACAAGAAGCGGTGCGTGCTAAGCTAGGAAAGTTTGGGCTACCAAGTCACAACCACTTGACTCCGATTGCGAAACTGTCTGGTGGACAAAAAGCTAGAGTTGTGTTCACTTCGATCTCCATGTCGAAGCCACACATTTTGCTTCTCGACGAGCCTACGAATCACTTAGACATGCAGAGCATAGATGCGTTGGCTGATGCGCTAGAGGAGTTCAGTGGAGGAGTTGTGCTGGTGAGTCACGACTCTAGACTCATATCACGTGTCTGTGAGGATGATGAGAAGAGTCAGATTTGGGTTGTGGAAGACGGAACTGTGTCTTTCTTCGATGGCACGTTTGAAGAGTACAAGGAAGATCTCCAAAGAGAGATCAGAGCAGAGGTTGATGAGTGA
- the LOC106311693 gene encoding histone H2A variant 1-like: MAGKGGKGLIATKTMAGNKDKDKDKKKPITRSARAGIQFPVGRIHRQLKTRVSAHGRVGATAAVYTASILEYLTAEVLELAGNASKDLKVKRITPRHLQLAIRGDEELDTLIKGTIAGGGVIPHIHKSLINKAIKE, from the exons ATGGCAGGCAAGGGAGGTAAAGGTCTCATCGCTACAAAGACGATGGCTGGTAACAAGGACAAAGACAAGGACAAGAAGAAACCCATCACTCGATCTGCTCGTGCTGGTATCCAG TTTCCGGTGGGTCGTATCCATAGGCAACTCAAGACGAGAGTTTCAGCGCACGGAAGGGTCGGTGCCACTGCTGCTGTTTACACGGCTTCGATCCTGGAGTACCTGACCGCGGAGGTTCTTGAGTTGGCTGGAAACGCGAGCAAAGATCTGAAAGTGAAGAGGATCACTCCAAGGCATTTGCAGCTGGCTATCAGAGGAGATGAGGAGCTTGACACCCTCATCAAAGGGACTATTGCTGGAGGAGGTGTGATTCCTCACATCCACAAGTCTCTCATCAACAAGGCCATCAAGGAGTGA
- the LOC106312490 gene encoding basic leucine zipper 25, producing the protein MHIVFSVDDLTESFWPPPPPEPSPGSVSAQNMPDGMTRSQSEWAFQRLLREMSGSDESPTTINVRSPPPVQSEQSLSTVDETSDVVEIQKPPPPDDQGNRDRARSSSDPLDSDVVDPNQYHAILKSKLEIACAAVARRVGAVKPEDSSASGVNQKLSPPPGSQAQGSVVVAQTSPGASSVRSVPSTSVKKKPDVVPARQTTSISSRDDSDDDDLDGDMETADNGDPTDVKRARRMLSNRESARRSRRRKQEQMNEFDTQVNQLRAEHSTLLGRLGDMNQKFDAAAVDNRILRADIETLRTKVKMAEETVKRVTGVNPLQWARPNMGMPVNNTPRISSTTGASLAPNQRVEVNSEGLQNQFATNPKNMYETMPHWNHKH; encoded by the exons ATGCACATCGTCTTCTCTGTCGATGATTTGACCGAATCCTTCTGGCCCCCTCCTCCTCCGGAACCCTCTCCGGGGTCGGTATCGGCTCAGAACATGCCGGACGGGATGACTCGAAGTCAATCGGAGTGGGCGTTCCAGAGACTTCTCCGGGAGATGTCAGGCTCCGACGAAAGCCCTACCACGATCAACGTAAGGTCGCCTCCGCCGGTTCAGTCCGAGCAGTCTCTTTCCACCGTCGATGAAACCTCCGATGTCGTCGAAATACAGAAACCGCCGCCGCCGGATGATCAGGGGAATCGGGATCGTGCGCGGTCTTCTTCTGATCCGTTGGATTCGGATGTGGTTGATCCGAATCAGTACCATGCGATTCTCAAGAGCAAGCTCGAGATCGCTTGCGCTGCTGTTGCGCGTCGT GTGGGAGCTGTGAAGCCGGAAGATTCGAGTGCCTCAGGTGTGAATCAAAAGCTATCTCCTCCGCCGGGATCTCAAGCTCAAG GCTCTGTTGTTGTGGCACAAACCTCACCCGGTGCTTCATCTGTTAGATCTGTTCCCTCGACAAGCGTTAAAAAGAAACCAGATGTTGTTCCAGCCAGGCAGACTACGAGTATTTCATCACGAGATGATTCTGATGATGATGATCTTGATGGAGACATGGAAACAGCTGATAATGGAGATCCTACTGACGTTAAGCGTGCTAGGAG GATGCTCTCAAACCGAGAATCAGCTAGGCGCTCCAGGAGAAGAAAGCAAGAACAAATGAATGAATTTGATACACAG GTAAACCAATTAAGAGCTGAGCATTCGACTTTACTTGGTCGTCTTGGTGACATGAATCAGAAGTTTGATGCCGCTGCTGTCGACAACAGAATTCTAAGAGCTGACATTGAAACTCTGAGAACAAAA GTTAAAATGGCAGAAGAAACAGTGAAAAGAGTGACAGGAGTGAACCCGTTGCAGTGGGCAAGACCAAACATGGGCATGCCAGTGAACAACACACCGAGAATCTCAAGTACTACTGGTGCCAGTTTAGCACCAAACCAGAGAGTAGAGGTGAACAGTGAAGGCTTGCAGAATCAGTTTGCTACTAATCCGAAGAACATGTACGAAACCATGCCCCATTGGAACCACAAGCATTAA